A single region of the Mesorhizobium sp. NZP2077 genome encodes:
- a CDS encoding radical SAM protein, with protein sequence MANKNILLIEPGYKNKYPPLGLMKIAQYHGPRGKRDRVRFIKGEDRSVMNEAWDRIYVTTLFSFEYPKISQSIDFALEVANGQADKVFVGGIAASLMHERFLDERRWHGVRFIKGLLSDSPAVSLQLDEFAEELYSSDTTGRPIEDLVPDYDILSQIDYRYPVRDAYFAYTSRGCIRKCHFCGVPKLEGMQRDTESLTDLVRAIDEHYGPKKDLILMDNNVVASARFKEIIAEIRDLGFVPGAKLMRPGAKVAVQRRVDFNQGVDARILCKDPMYLRELATICLKPLRIAFDHLGVKKPYEQAVRYAAEYGLTELSNYMLYNFHDGPEDLFERMRLNVTLNEELGIRIWSFPMRYQPTNRPNRGHIGEKWSRYQLRSMQIVLQATHGIVSGAPAFFKHAFGDTFEDYARILMMPHDFIFNRTWYERYDQDQKLYEFQAEFASLDSYERAELMELLSSRDPREFVMLSDFAANDKVRQILRFYIPASKDELTTIWATQKELVRLESMSDLGLAEDERVEDAGLDYEEESIAITAELAPKQRAVA encoded by the coding sequence ATGGCTAACAAGAACATCCTCCTGATCGAGCCAGGGTACAAGAACAAGTACCCGCCATTGGGCCTGATGAAAATCGCCCAATACCATGGCCCCCGTGGCAAACGGGACCGTGTCCGTTTCATAAAGGGCGAGGATCGCTCGGTCATGAATGAGGCGTGGGACCGGATTTATGTAACGACGCTTTTTTCCTTCGAGTATCCGAAGATCTCCCAATCGATCGATTTTGCTCTTGAGGTCGCCAACGGCCAGGCTGACAAGGTTTTTGTCGGCGGCATTGCTGCGTCTCTTATGCATGAACGCTTTCTGGACGAGCGTCGCTGGCACGGCGTTAGGTTTATCAAAGGATTGCTCTCGGACTCACCTGCCGTGTCTTTGCAGCTCGACGAATTTGCTGAAGAACTTTATTCCAGCGACACGACAGGACGACCGATTGAGGATCTCGTTCCGGATTACGATATCCTCTCTCAGATCGATTACCGCTATCCGGTGCGAGACGCCTATTTTGCCTACACCTCCCGCGGTTGCATTCGCAAATGTCATTTTTGCGGTGTGCCAAAGCTGGAGGGGATGCAACGCGATACCGAGTCCTTGACCGATCTGGTCCGGGCAATCGACGAGCATTATGGTCCTAAAAAGGACCTGATCCTCATGGACAACAACGTTGTCGCATCCGCAAGGTTTAAGGAAATCATTGCGGAAATCCGCGATCTGGGCTTTGTACCCGGAGCCAAGCTCATGAGACCTGGTGCAAAAGTCGCGGTTCAGCGCCGGGTCGACTTCAATCAGGGCGTCGATGCACGGATCTTATGCAAGGATCCGATGTATCTGCGGGAATTGGCAACCATTTGCCTGAAACCCCTGCGGATCGCTTTCGACCATCTCGGCGTCAAGAAGCCGTACGAACAGGCCGTACGCTATGCGGCAGAGTACGGTCTGACCGAGCTGTCGAACTATATGCTTTATAATTTCCATGACGGTCCGGAGGATCTGTTCGAGCGCATGCGCTTGAACGTGACTTTGAACGAGGAGCTCGGGATCCGCATTTGGTCATTTCCGATGCGGTACCAGCCGACCAACCGCCCGAACCGTGGTCATATCGGAGAGAAGTGGTCCCGTTACCAACTTCGGTCGATGCAGATTGTACTGCAGGCGACGCACGGTATCGTCAGCGGGGCGCCGGCCTTCTTCAAGCACGCGTTTGGAGACACCTTCGAGGATTATGCGCGCATCCTGATGATGCCGCACGATTTCATCTTCAATCGTACCTGGTACGAGCGATACGATCAGGATCAGAAGCTCTACGAATTTCAGGCCGAGTTCGCCTCGCTCGACAGCTACGAGCGGGCAGAGCTCATGGAGCTGCTCTCGTCCCGCGACCCCCGCGAATTCGTGATGCTAAGCGACTTTGCTGCCAACGATAAAGTTCGGCAAATTTTGCGGTTCTATATTCCGGCATCTAAGGACGAACTGACAACAATATGGGCCACGCAAAAGGAACTGGTCCGCCTGGAATCGATGTCTGACCTTGGGCTCGCCGAAGACGAGCGGGTTGAAGACGCTGGTTTGGACTATGAGGAAGAGAGCATCGCTATCACCGCAGAGCTCGCACCAAAGCAAAGGGCTGTTGCATGA
- a CDS encoding DGQHR domain-containing protein — MSAPLTIHCTIGASAGRQVLLGFAPAKLLHSLSFADILNEDTKTGYQRRFNSQHSLDFRRYIRQPDASTIPLTLNLRPSDTAWRLVETGQGQARLEIDPAAGKVMAQVDCQHRLGHLNDVDISLPFMCFLGLTVREEMEVFNTINSKAKGLSTSLLDFHDAHLAGDLANDRPELFIALHLNNDVESPWCRQLDLGGNSTSGLKRRASLRTMQKAIKRFLTATRILKTRSPEHAALVVLAFWKAVADVLPDQWSNHRKHILNKGVGVYALMDIAADLYNETKGVVDADRSYFVNMLADFGLHVDWSTNGQLKGVGGEGGVRKAVDYIRDVRKRAHLKVVSNG; from the coding sequence ATGTCTGCTCCATTAACGATTCATTGCACGATCGGCGCCTCGGCTGGCCGTCAAGTTTTGCTTGGCTTTGCCCCCGCAAAACTTCTCCATTCTCTGAGTTTTGCCGATATCCTCAACGAAGATACGAAGACGGGATACCAGCGCCGGTTTAATTCCCAACACAGTCTGGATTTCCGTCGCTACATCCGCCAGCCAGACGCGTCCACCATTCCGCTCACGCTCAATCTCCGGCCAAGCGATACGGCCTGGCGCCTTGTCGAAACCGGGCAAGGGCAAGCTCGCCTCGAGATTGACCCCGCTGCCGGCAAAGTCATGGCTCAGGTCGATTGCCAGCACCGCCTAGGCCACCTCAATGACGTCGACATCTCCTTGCCGTTCATGTGCTTTCTGGGCCTCACGGTTCGCGAGGAGATGGAGGTTTTCAACACGATCAACAGCAAGGCGAAAGGGCTCAGCACCAGCCTTCTCGACTTTCATGATGCCCATCTGGCGGGCGATCTTGCAAACGACAGGCCTGAACTGTTCATTGCCCTGCACTTGAACAACGATGTCGAGTCGCCTTGGTGCCGCCAGCTTGACCTTGGCGGCAACAGCACATCCGGATTGAAGCGGCGTGCGTCGCTTCGGACCATGCAGAAGGCGATCAAGCGGTTTTTGACTGCGACACGCATCCTCAAGACGCGGTCGCCGGAGCATGCCGCTCTTGTGGTCCTGGCATTTTGGAAAGCTGTCGCTGACGTCCTTCCCGATCAATGGTCGAACCATCGGAAACACATCTTGAACAAAGGCGTGGGGGTTTACGCACTAATGGACATCGCCGCTGATCTTTACAATGAAACCAAGGGCGTGGTCGACGCCGACCGAAGTTACTTTGTCAACATGCTCGCCGATTTCGGGCTCCATGTTGACTGGTCAACCAATGGCCAACTCAAGGGAGTGGGCGGTGAGGGCGGTGTCCGCAAGGCCGTCGATTACATCCGCGATGTCCGAAAGCGCGCGCATTTGAAGGTCGTCAGCAATGGCTAA
- a CDS encoding ATP-binding protein — translation MTTEATTRINRSALHAAKAGGQSEPLEEITIGRDVLELVSSAMYIDPMTVYREYVQNSADAIDDAHSRGLLSGDEAGKVAITIDATTRTIRIRDNGAGLSNADFARKMAALGASGKRGTSARGFRGVGRLAGLGYAQELVFRSRTASDSSVAELTWDCRRLKSALRETDGDIQSLIRSVATLRKKPSGDYPERFFEVELRGVVRLRSDKLMSPVAVDEYLGQVAPVPFASEFQFGAEIRKALAQVVALGELNIRIEGNDRPVLRPHRDVLTPPGHNPIRFSRLSVNEISSIDGELAAIVWVLHHDYEGALPNGAGVKGLRLRAGNVQIGEHNLLEELFPELRFNAWAVGEIHVVDRKIVPNGRRDHFEQNAHYHNLTNQLAPLAREIAHLCRTSSIKRNWLRETELQLKIANETLDILAQGVLGESEYANWWAKGRDACQKAKKALSQTVLQNEDLSGYTEKVIEVEKSLELSTQPKIAEIKGVADNERMAFERFCEVLYQVSSSQSVAKALVDKVMAKLGDGNLIS, via the coding sequence ATGACGACGGAAGCCACAACACGGATAAACCGGTCGGCGCTCCATGCCGCAAAAGCCGGAGGCCAGAGTGAGCCTCTTGAGGAGATCACCATTGGTCGGGACGTATTGGAACTGGTTTCCAGCGCGATGTACATCGACCCGATGACGGTCTATCGCGAGTACGTGCAGAACTCTGCCGATGCCATCGACGACGCGCACAGCCGCGGGCTGCTTTCCGGGGATGAAGCTGGGAAGGTCGCCATCACAATTGATGCGACGACGAGAACCATACGCATTCGCGACAATGGTGCCGGTCTGTCAAACGCCGATTTCGCCCGCAAGATGGCCGCCTTGGGTGCAAGCGGCAAGCGTGGCACGTCAGCCCGAGGTTTCAGAGGCGTCGGTCGCCTTGCGGGCCTGGGCTATGCGCAGGAACTCGTTTTCCGCTCTAGAACAGCGTCAGATTCGTCTGTTGCCGAATTGACGTGGGACTGCCGGCGATTGAAGTCGGCCTTGCGCGAAACCGATGGCGACATTCAAAGCTTGATACGTTCTGTTGCGACGCTCAGGAAAAAGCCGTCCGGTGACTATCCGGAGCGGTTCTTCGAAGTTGAATTGCGGGGGGTCGTTCGCCTACGCAGTGACAAGTTGATGAGCCCCGTGGCTGTCGACGAATATTTGGGCCAAGTCGCTCCCGTTCCGTTCGCGTCGGAATTCCAATTTGGTGCCGAGATCCGTAAAGCGCTTGCCCAGGTCGTCGCGCTTGGAGAACTGAATATTCGCATCGAGGGCAACGACCGGCCCGTCTTACGGCCGCATCGTGACGTGCTAACGCCGCCTGGCCACAATCCAATCCGTTTCAGCCGACTTTCCGTCAACGAAATCTCATCAATCGACGGTGAACTTGCCGCGATTGTCTGGGTTCTTCATCACGACTACGAGGGGGCGCTGCCGAATGGCGCCGGCGTGAAGGGATTGAGGCTTCGTGCTGGAAATGTGCAGATTGGCGAGCACAACCTACTCGAAGAATTGTTTCCCGAACTTCGATTTAACGCTTGGGCCGTCGGTGAAATTCACGTTGTCGATCGGAAAATCGTCCCAAATGGGCGCCGTGATCACTTCGAACAGAACGCCCACTACCACAATCTCACCAATCAGCTTGCCCCGCTTGCCAGAGAAATCGCGCACCTATGCAGGACGAGTTCGATCAAACGCAATTGGCTACGAGAAACAGAACTTCAGCTCAAGATCGCTAACGAGACGCTCGATATTCTTGCGCAGGGGGTCCTGGGTGAGTCAGAATATGCGAACTGGTGGGCTAAGGGCCGTGATGCTTGCCAGAAGGCAAAGAAAGCGCTCTCGCAGACGGTGCTCCAGAATGAGGACCTTTCTGGCTATACCGAAAAAGTGATAGAAGTCGAGAAATCCCTTGAGCTCTCGACGCAGCCGAAAATAGCAGAAATCAAAGGTGTCGCGGACAATGAGCGAATGGCTTTCGAGCGATTTTGCGAGGTACTTTATCAGGTATCATCTAGCCAGAGCGTCGCAAAGGCATTGGTCGACAAGGTTATGGCGAAGCTCGGTGACGGCAACCTGATTTCTTGA
- a CDS encoding PIN-like domain-containing protein has protein sequence MKNRSSPVRARGAGATRGHQPEYEKLAQFLLPLTGVPAEDLAAEGADLLQAPRTFVYVDTSFLMWMTRIGTKSRGELVAWLSDYCGTRLAVPAWSAHEYYRHLKDRTVLDELTSHLAGIRNIAEHSFDFLYPFLDEPLGGASDNTKQLVRTREVLSSLGGLTDMLSGCSEQFQANSREVATFANAHALRESELFGYFESLDAVASARYEGRMPPGYQDRKKKPLKVETDGETAEEGRNRWGDLIFWREILDHARSKRAKAIVVLTRDGKSDWQMAPLPGDDASIERPAHPSLGFEAWRSAGAEKLRLYDNRRLALIAKAAGRAPAFVSVSTLPGMPKPKSEKDHQKEEIEKRERAVSIARAEITTRTGFRFLDVNGLTLSDPKLKRAMLSSRDLTVASTAAVGKAETILTNAIKSDCTIEDLLTADVLGSMSSDELVIFARKFGTSAIHHSQTALLLSDFLDLFQAIPPVTSSYLYFGLILSMYLAEGNQAARLGPSFPVGARLIDFQTQGFAKFPLAVLDGKMVTLPKRPIYIATPQPKAMRAKFVLNTELKPPNQLIGLWIAKQQLVLEEQAEPELKLRRLLGSSPATVNEILNRASEIYCLPRNLISPTMDDDYVFEIGEHTGLKNPSEVWLNELENGND, from the coding sequence TTGAAAAATCGTTCATCTCCTGTTCGCGCTCGGGGCGCCGGCGCTACGCGCGGCCATCAGCCTGAATATGAAAAATTGGCGCAATTTCTCCTGCCGCTGACAGGCGTGCCTGCCGAGGATCTTGCAGCAGAAGGTGCCGACCTCCTTCAGGCGCCGCGCACGTTTGTCTATGTCGACACTTCCTTCCTCATGTGGATGACCAGAATTGGAACCAAATCGCGTGGGGAGCTGGTCGCGTGGCTTTCTGATTACTGCGGCACGCGCCTTGCTGTACCAGCTTGGTCTGCCCACGAATATTACCGTCATTTGAAAGACCGAACCGTTCTCGATGAGCTAACGTCGCATCTTGCCGGGATAAGGAATATCGCCGAGCACAGTTTTGATTTTCTCTACCCGTTCCTTGACGAGCCCCTTGGAGGCGCCTCGGACAACACGAAACAGCTTGTACGCACGCGTGAGGTGTTAAGTTCACTCGGGGGGCTTACCGATATGCTAAGTGGTTGCAGCGAGCAATTCCAAGCAAATTCGCGCGAAGTAGCAACCTTTGCGAATGCGCATGCTCTTCGCGAAAGCGAACTCTTTGGTTATTTCGAAAGCCTCGATGCGGTCGCGTCCGCACGATACGAAGGCAGGATGCCGCCCGGCTACCAGGATCGAAAAAAGAAGCCTCTCAAGGTCGAGACCGACGGAGAGACTGCAGAAGAGGGCCGCAACCGTTGGGGGGACCTGATTTTCTGGCGGGAGATTTTGGATCATGCCCGCTCGAAGCGGGCGAAAGCAATCGTTGTCCTGACGCGCGACGGTAAATCAGATTGGCAGATGGCCCCGTTGCCTGGTGACGACGCTTCAATTGAACGGCCCGCTCATCCCAGTCTTGGCTTCGAAGCGTGGAGGAGCGCGGGGGCAGAGAAATTGCGTCTCTACGACAACCGTCGACTTGCGCTTATCGCGAAAGCCGCGGGACGAGCACCTGCGTTCGTCAGCGTGTCGACATTACCGGGAATGCCGAAGCCGAAATCAGAAAAGGACCATCAGAAAGAGGAGATCGAGAAGCGTGAAAGAGCGGTTTCGATAGCAAGGGCCGAGATCACCACTCGGACTGGCTTTCGTTTCCTTGATGTTAACGGCCTCACTCTTTCTGATCCGAAGCTCAAGCGCGCCATGCTCTCGTCGCGCGATCTTACGGTGGCCTCAACTGCTGCTGTTGGCAAGGCCGAAACTATACTGACCAATGCGATCAAAAGCGATTGTACAATAGAGGATCTTTTGACAGCGGATGTGCTGGGCAGCATGTCGTCCGACGAGCTCGTGATCTTCGCCCGAAAATTCGGAACAAGCGCGATACATCATAGTCAGACGGCGTTGTTGCTATCTGACTTCCTGGACCTGTTCCAGGCGATCCCTCCAGTGACATCGAGCTATCTGTATTTCGGGCTTATCCTGTCGATGTACCTTGCTGAGGGCAATCAAGCTGCGCGCCTGGGTCCATCGTTTCCGGTTGGCGCGCGTTTGATAGACTTTCAAACGCAAGGTTTTGCAAAATTTCCGTTAGCGGTTCTCGATGGCAAGATGGTCACGCTTCCCAAACGACCCATTTATATCGCGACACCTCAACCGAAAGCGATGCGCGCAAAATTTGTACTCAATACGGAACTCAAGCCACCAAACCAGCTAATCGGGCTGTGGATAGCGAAACAGCAACTGGTCTTGGAAGAGCAGGCAGAGCCGGAACTAAAATTACGCAGGCTCCTTGGAAGTTCTCCCGCCACCGTGAATGAGATTTTGAACAGGGCGAGCGAGATCTACTGTCTACCCCGCAATCTGATTTCTCCCACAATGGACGACGACTACGTCTTCGAGATCGGAGAGCACACCGGACTGAAGAATCCCTCTGAAGTCTGGCTGAATGAACTGGAGAATGGCAATGACTAG